The following are from one region of the Symmachiella macrocystis genome:
- a CDS encoding RNA polymerase sigma factor, with product MTDHTGKLENYRELLGLLGRMQLSVELIGKVDVSGVVQVTLMEAHHGGWEKLAEDDRAPWLRLVFANNLLDEIRKYRTRARDVELEQSIQAAVHQSASRLNRWMVSEQTSPSEKAVRAENGVRLASALACLPSAQRQAIELHHLQELPLEEIGKRMNRSKGAVAALIFRGTTRLRELLRTGEE from the coding sequence ATGACCGATCACACCGGCAAATTGGAGAATTACCGTGAATTGCTGGGGTTGCTGGGGCGTATGCAGTTGAGTGTAGAATTGATCGGCAAAGTCGATGTATCAGGTGTTGTCCAAGTGACATTGATGGAAGCCCACCATGGCGGATGGGAAAAACTTGCGGAGGATGATCGCGCCCCGTGGCTGCGGCTTGTCTTTGCCAACAACTTGTTGGACGAAATTCGCAAATATCGGACGCGAGCCCGCGACGTCGAGTTGGAACAATCCATTCAAGCGGCGGTCCATCAATCCGCGTCGAGGCTTAACAGATGGATGGTGTCGGAGCAAACATCCCCCAGCGAGAAGGCGGTTCGGGCGGAGAATGGTGTGCGGCTGGCAAGTGCACTCGCTTGCCTCCCATCCGCACAGAGACAAGCAATCGAGTTGCACCACCTTCAGGAGCTGCCACTGGAGGAAATCGGAAAGAGGATGAATCGTAGTAAGGGCGCAGTGGCCGCGCTGATCTTTCGCGGAACGACCCGGTTGAGGGAATTGCTGCGAACCGGAGAGGAGTAA
- a CDS encoding mechanosensitive ion channel family protein, translating into MLKSFIDACNELHQLILTEHYIDSKNPQHLAVETRILDCIDASNLPAFEREERAAEAAICLKEILDRHQLPSRDEIPDTAAIESAGGFEQFSIWRVPGTRITIARIEEGPQKHEYLFSTGTVDRAVDYFSDVQASPYRTDGPLTSPDLHKWYMSTPHNPFVAAIVRRLPDGMRFGRTLGLTNWKWPALLVALLITVAFMVLIYRWHLVITQRTRGRRNLAYCLTIVYPVAATMVPLLFEWFARDYLTIRGTPLYIVSFCANATATLAGIVVVFAASNRVAETVIASPRVNRQGLNAQLIRIASKLTSLVLAVIVLMVGGQYLGIPVGTLLASAGIGGLALALGAQDTLKTLFGTLMLMADKPFRVGERIVIKGYDGVVEDIGLRSTRIRLLTSHQVTIPNDELARSDIENVGRRQCIKRVTDIHIPLDTPSEKVEAAVAILQEQLDNHEGMNPDYPPRVYFVDFLPTAFTIRVIYWYHPPNYWDYLAFGEKFNLAVFHAFENQGIRFSLPNRVTHTSLNSEQAPLDVRMVDNSRGS; encoded by the coding sequence ATGCTCAAGAGTTTCATTGACGCCTGCAATGAATTGCACCAGCTAATTCTAACTGAGCATTACATTGATTCGAAAAACCCGCAACATCTAGCAGTTGAAACGCGGATTCTGGATTGCATCGATGCGAGTAATCTTCCAGCATTCGAGCGCGAAGAGCGAGCCGCTGAGGCGGCAATCTGCTTGAAGGAGATTCTCGATCGCCATCAGTTGCCGTCCCGGGACGAAATACCCGACACAGCCGCAATCGAGTCCGCCGGTGGCTTCGAGCAATTCTCAATCTGGAGGGTCCCTGGCACGCGGATCACGATTGCGCGCATCGAGGAAGGCCCGCAAAAACATGAATACTTGTTCTCGACTGGAACTGTTGATCGCGCAGTCGATTACTTTAGCGACGTCCAGGCAAGCCCCTATCGCACCGATGGACCACTCACCTCACCAGACTTGCACAAATGGTACATGTCTACGCCGCACAACCCATTCGTTGCTGCAATCGTGCGTCGTTTGCCGGATGGAATGCGATTCGGCCGCACTCTCGGCTTAACGAATTGGAAATGGCCAGCTCTCCTTGTCGCTTTGCTAATTACGGTCGCTTTCATGGTGTTGATTTACCGATGGCATTTAGTGATCACACAACGCACGCGCGGACGCCGAAATCTGGCTTATTGCCTGACAATTGTCTATCCAGTCGCCGCCACGATGGTGCCTTTACTCTTTGAGTGGTTCGCACGTGATTATTTAACGATCCGAGGAACTCCTCTCTACATTGTTAGCTTCTGTGCAAATGCGACAGCCACGCTGGCGGGTATTGTTGTTGTCTTTGCAGCCTCCAACCGTGTTGCCGAGACGGTGATTGCGTCTCCTCGAGTCAATCGGCAGGGCCTCAACGCACAATTGATACGCATTGCGTCGAAGTTAACGAGTCTTGTCCTAGCGGTCATCGTGCTGATGGTCGGTGGACAGTACTTAGGCATCCCGGTGGGAACTCTTTTAGCGAGTGCTGGAATTGGTGGCCTAGCGCTGGCGCTGGGAGCACAAGACACGCTAAAAACTTTGTTTGGCACCTTGATGCTGATGGCCGACAAGCCGTTTCGGGTGGGTGAGCGAATCGTTATTAAAGGTTACGACGGCGTGGTCGAAGATATTGGGCTACGCTCAACGAGAATTCGATTGCTCACAAGTCATCAAGTCACAATCCCTAACGACGAGTTGGCTCGAAGTGACATTGAAAATGTCGGACGACGCCAATGCATCAAGCGCGTGACCGACATTCACATTCCCTTGGACACCCCTTCCGAAAAGGTCGAAGCTGCTGTGGCAATTCTGCAGGAGCAGCTCGACAACCATGAAGGAATGAATCCCGACTATCCGCCACGCGTCTACTTTGTGGATTTTCTGCCGACTGCGTTCACGATTCGCGTGATCTATTGGTATCACCCACCGAACTACTGGGATTACCTCGCGTTTGGCGAAAAGTTCAATCTAGCGGTATTTCATGCTTTCGAAAACCAAGGTATCCGTTTTTCGTTACCAAATCGGGTCACGCACACTTCTCTCAACAGCGAACAGGCTCCCCTCGACGTGCGAATGGTCGACAACAGTCGTGGCAGTTAG
- a CDS encoding potassium channel family protein, whose translation MKWYWDIPLAIVTVLCCTLIVMGISGFHPAWSTVAFLVVVGGVFLVWVLGMLGFSPPSSPCGLRQGIPYSQGIYFPLITSSTVGFGDITPKTGIGQCISVFLAFVGTIYFGLMVTVATRAFTETIKESLHAQGKPESNG comes from the coding sequence ATGAAATGGTACTGGGACATCCCGTTGGCCATTGTTACAGTCTTGTGCTGTACCTTGATTGTGATGGGCATTTCGGGCTTTCATCCGGCATGGTCAACTGTCGCTTTTCTTGTTGTTGTCGGTGGCGTTTTCCTTGTTTGGGTATTGGGGATGCTGGGATTCAGTCCGCCATCATCACCGTGCGGCCTGCGTCAAGGCATCCCCTATTCGCAAGGGATCTATTTTCCACTGATCACATCGTCAACCGTTGGATTTGGCGACATCACACCCAAAACCGGAATCGGGCAGTGCATCAGTGTCTTCCTCGCGTTTGTCGGCACAATATATTTTGGACTCATGGTTACCGTAGCAACGCGAGCGTTCACGGAAACAATTAAGGAATCTCTGCACGCTCAAGGCAAACCCGAATCCAATGGCTAG
- a CDS encoding NAD(P)H-binding protein: MSSQPVVLLTGATGYVGSRLVPLLEQRGVVLRCLARSPETLRQKVSASTEVVQGDVLDKKSLELALAGAETAYYLVHLMASSADFEANDRKAAEYFGSAAHQAGVKRIIYLGGLGDETDPKLSPHLRSRHEVGRILRESGVETVEFRASVVVGAGSLSFDMIGSLTNRLPIMLCPRWLATPTQPIAVDDVLSYLLAALDLPHGKSQIFEIGSADVVTYGDLIREYARQRGLRRLLISVPVLTPYLSSLWLGLVTPANAEVGRHLIEGLKNPTIVRNKTALEVFNVRPLGIGEAIRRALQSCDEYSSMAIK; this comes from the coding sequence ATGAGTTCACAGCCGGTTGTACTTTTGACAGGGGCCACAGGCTATGTCGGAAGTCGACTGGTTCCGTTGCTGGAACAGCGAGGTGTCGTTCTGCGATGCCTAGCACGAAGTCCTGAAACACTTCGGCAAAAGGTGTCCGCATCCACCGAAGTTGTCCAAGGCGATGTGCTGGACAAGAAATCGCTCGAATTGGCTCTTGCTGGTGCGGAAACGGCTTACTATCTCGTCCATTTGATGGCTTCTTCGGCCGACTTCGAGGCAAATGACCGTAAAGCCGCAGAATACTTTGGCTCCGCCGCCCATCAGGCGGGCGTTAAAAGAATCATATATCTGGGTGGACTAGGTGACGAAACTGATCCCAAACTCTCACCACACCTGCGCAGTCGGCATGAGGTGGGTCGAATTCTGAGGGAATCTGGAGTGGAAACGGTTGAGTTCCGGGCCTCTGTCGTGGTGGGAGCAGGGAGTCTCTCATTTGACATGATCGGTTCCCTCACCAACCGTTTGCCTATTATGCTCTGTCCACGGTGGTTGGCAACACCGACGCAGCCGATCGCCGTTGATGACGTTCTGAGCTACCTTTTGGCTGCTTTGGATTTGCCACACGGCAAAAGTCAAATTTTCGAAATTGGCAGCGCCGATGTCGTGACGTATGGCGACTTAATCCGTGAATATGCCCGTCAACGGGGTTTGCGCCGATTGTTGATCTCCGTCCCGGTGCTCACCCCCTACTTGTCGAGCTTGTGGCTGGGATTGGTGACTCCGGCCAATGCAGAGGTGGGTCGTCATCTGATCGAAGGATTGAAGAATCCCACAATCGTGCGAAACAAGACTGCGTTGGAAGTGTTTAATGTGCGTCCTCTGGGAATTGGAGAGGCAATTCGAAGAGCCTTGCAAAGTTGTGACGAATACTCGTCAATGGCGATTAAATGA
- a CDS encoding glycosyltransferase family 2 protein, protein MLEQWYHWIRGHHAIELMTLMAGFMLLDGPRYAVARVIVLTIDVTGHAWRTLNGTLRTRFTHCPSLTVIVAGYNEGETIHGTLESLYGSYPRLELVVVDDGSTDNMSGVANKFAETHEDVTVLARPHRGGKSSAMNFGLNYSRGEIIVCVDADSSLGPNALWEIVQPFQDPRVGVVSASILPRNPWDNLVTWMQSYEYMHSIVVGREVARRLGVLAIASGAFAAIRREAMDRSGAWDVGPPEDFDLTLRVLRSGYRIEFTRFAQCFTDMPTTLWSLIKQRLRWEQGAVVRNYMRKHAGMFQFWKKNHSLSNAMVATEAFITQFACPIALFFYSIYLAFTFSNDLLNVSLTIYVLAALFELLQVCTLAYYSDNLRRDSLICAVFPLMPFYQIMMLGVRFVSNLQELFFRASFQDNYVPQHVREATWKW, encoded by the coding sequence ATGCTTGAGCAATGGTATCACTGGATTCGCGGCCACCATGCCATCGAGTTGATGACGCTCATGGCCGGTTTCATGCTGCTGGACGGCCCACGGTATGCCGTCGCTCGCGTGATTGTGTTGACAATCGATGTGACCGGGCACGCTTGGCGCACTCTGAACGGAACGTTGAGGACGCGTTTCACGCATTGCCCGTCGCTGACGGTCATCGTTGCCGGTTACAACGAAGGCGAAACAATCCATGGCACATTGGAATCGCTGTATGGTAGCTATCCGCGATTGGAACTTGTCGTCGTCGACGATGGTTCGACAGATAACATGTCAGGCGTCGCCAACAAGTTCGCCGAAACACACGAAGATGTCACCGTTTTGGCCCGCCCACATCGTGGCGGAAAATCCTCAGCGATGAACTTCGGGCTGAACTACTCACGAGGCGAAATCATTGTCTGCGTCGATGCGGATTCATCGTTAGGCCCCAATGCGTTGTGGGAAATCGTACAACCGTTTCAAGATCCGCGCGTGGGAGTCGTGTCTGCGAGCATTCTTCCGCGAAACCCTTGGGACAATCTGGTGACGTGGATGCAATCCTACGAATACATGCACAGCATCGTTGTCGGGCGCGAGGTAGCGCGGCGACTCGGGGTGTTGGCAATCGCGTCGGGAGCATTTGCTGCAATTCGCCGCGAAGCAATGGATCGCAGTGGTGCCTGGGACGTCGGTCCCCCAGAAGACTTTGACTTGACGCTCCGCGTGCTGCGAAGCGGGTACCGCATCGAGTTCACGCGTTTTGCTCAATGCTTTACGGATATGCCAACAACGCTTTGGAGCTTGATCAAGCAGCGATTGCGTTGGGAACAGGGCGCCGTCGTCAGAAACTATATGCGGAAGCACGCCGGCATGTTTCAATTTTGGAAAAAAAACCATTCGCTCTCCAACGCAATGGTTGCGACGGAGGCATTCATCACACAATTTGCCTGTCCAATTGCACTGTTTTTTTACAGTATCTATTTAGCATTTACCTTTTCGAACGACCTCCTCAACGTCAGCTTGACGATCTATGTTTTGGCCGCCCTATTCGAGTTGCTGCAGGTGTGCACGCTGGCCTATTACTCGGACAATCTCCGCCGCGACAGCCTCATCTGTGCCGTGTTTCCGTTGATGCCGTTCTACCAAATCATGATGCTTGGCGTGCGATTTGTATCAAATCTGCAAGAACTGTTTTTCCGGGCATCATTCCAGGACAACTACGTGCCTCAGCATGTTCGCGAAGCGACGTGGAAGTGGTGA
- a CDS encoding response regulator, translating to MVAADQCQHTDILIADDDPICRHLLNASLEKWGFDVQSVDDGEESCRALLSERRPRLAIIDWNMPKLDGIDVCRAVRQHRSASDVYILILTSRSSSDDLARALEAGANDFISKPFDAKELRARLMVGQRLVANENTALPHDASPANRAMDLWMDAPSPATTALADSGFLTPVFDPQSLKFNYGVPSPMLRAWQDDGTLQKVLLDSVQVCPKCRALPSFRFGCASCGSGCVTNERLIHHFACAHVARIDAFDNDGRITCPKCRTVNLIVGSDFEYLTGPYRCLDCQWSAAELEHIAHCLACNYRFPASESVVESLVAYHSRRGASPQHASISQSDCVESP from the coding sequence ATGGTAGCCGCGGACCAGTGCCAGCACACTGATATTTTGATCGCAGACGACGACCCCATCTGCCGGCATTTGTTAAATGCCTCCCTAGAAAAATGGGGGTTCGACGTGCAGAGCGTGGACGACGGTGAGGAGTCCTGTCGAGCACTCCTCTCGGAACGCCGCCCTCGACTGGCGATTATCGACTGGAATATGCCTAAGCTCGACGGTATTGACGTTTGTCGTGCCGTTCGCCAACACCGGTCCGCTTCCGATGTCTACATCTTGATATTGACGAGCCGCTCCAGTTCCGATGACCTTGCTCGTGCCTTAGAGGCGGGCGCCAATGACTTCATTAGCAAGCCATTCGACGCCAAAGAATTACGTGCGCGACTAATGGTGGGACAACGGCTTGTCGCCAATGAGAACACAGCCCTACCCCATGACGCGTCACCCGCCAACCGGGCGATGGACCTCTGGATGGATGCACCGTCGCCAGCGACGACCGCCTTGGCAGATAGCGGATTCCTCACTCCCGTTTTTGATCCCCAATCGCTCAAATTCAACTACGGTGTCCCGTCTCCAATGCTCCGCGCGTGGCAGGATGATGGAACCCTCCAAAAAGTGTTGTTGGACAGCGTGCAAGTCTGCCCAAAATGTCGTGCGCTGCCCTCCTTTCGATTTGGCTGTGCGTCGTGTGGATCAGGGTGCGTGACCAATGAACGGCTCATTCATCATTTTGCCTGCGCACACGTCGCACGAATTGATGCATTCGACAATGACGGCCGGATCACCTGTCCCAAATGCCGGACGGTGAACCTAATTGTTGGCTCTGATTTTGAGTACCTGACCGGCCCCTACCGGTGTTTGGATTGCCAATGGTCCGCAGCGGAACTCGAACACATCGCACATTGCCTCGCATGCAATTATCGTTTCCCGGCCTCCGAAAGCGTGGTCGAGAGTCTGGTCGCCTATCACTCTCGTCGCGGTGCATCTCCACAGCACGCGTCTATTTCCCAGAGTGACTGTGTCGAATCGCCTTGA
- a CDS encoding HlyD family secretion protein, whose translation MIQKPDIDQVLEEMELYTEMRRRQKLGENEDSAAAPPNPPDSAPQFRGYQYTGTAIPKQTAENSPQPQADAHPTPVRPRGRLLTGLLLLGMIGFGSWQVWSTFFRFSAYGIVDSHRVQVSAPIQGTVQSVHARLGETLRQGQLILTINNVELEHQLEQTRDELGIEQARLSAETAKMNWQMRNQQLENDEAIADYYEAWARLESEVADQKAMEKRLARAEGLHKSGVLTSDQYEELFYERQGADEKIKKRRDALQAWRTRAEGAVKAGMSTDHIDPILARIDSLQAQSTRIEELIRQCEVRSPVNGRLTKWDLRTGEFAKQGDALFSIVEEESEYVKLFLPQAARDRFAIGDTVNIEIRPHTETIACVVERVADEFSRAPAQIETFYAPHEQLIAIELRPVHTVFEAIGVRSGAQVRLPKSSIALKDISELKSW comes from the coding sequence ATGATTCAAAAACCGGATATTGATCAAGTACTTGAGGAAATGGAGCTTTACACCGAAATGCGTCGTCGGCAAAAGCTCGGCGAAAACGAAGATTCGGCGGCGGCTCCCCCGAATCCACCGGACTCGGCACCCCAGTTTCGGGGTTATCAATACACAGGGACCGCAATTCCCAAGCAGACTGCGGAAAATTCCCCTCAGCCCCAGGCGGATGCGCACCCGACGCCCGTACGCCCCAGGGGACGCCTTCTGACCGGGCTATTGCTGCTGGGAATGATTGGCTTTGGCAGTTGGCAAGTCTGGTCGACATTTTTTCGGTTTTCCGCCTATGGCATTGTCGACAGTCATCGCGTGCAAGTCTCGGCTCCGATACAGGGCACCGTACAGTCGGTTCATGCCCGCTTGGGAGAAACGTTGAGACAAGGACAGTTGATTCTCACAATCAACAACGTCGAACTTGAACACCAGCTGGAACAGACGCGCGACGAGTTGGGAATTGAACAAGCCAGATTGTCGGCGGAAACAGCAAAAATGAATTGGCAGATGCGGAATCAACAACTGGAGAATGACGAAGCGATTGCGGACTACTACGAAGCCTGGGCGCGTCTGGAAAGTGAAGTCGCCGATCAAAAAGCAATGGAGAAACGATTAGCGCGTGCAGAAGGACTGCACAAAAGCGGCGTGCTGACTTCCGATCAATACGAAGAGTTATTCTACGAACGGCAAGGCGCCGATGAAAAAATAAAGAAACGCCGCGATGCGCTTCAGGCGTGGCGCACCCGCGCCGAAGGCGCGGTCAAAGCCGGCATGTCTACCGACCATATCGACCCGATTCTTGCAAGGATCGATTCGCTGCAGGCCCAGTCGACTCGGATTGAGGAATTGATACGCCAATGTGAGGTTCGATCACCCGTCAATGGACGGCTCACCAAGTGGGACTTACGGACGGGGGAATTCGCCAAACAAGGCGATGCGCTGTTTTCGATCGTCGAAGAGGAGTCCGAGTACGTCAAGCTTTTCCTCCCACAAGCAGCTCGCGACCGTTTCGCCATTGGGGACACGGTCAACATCGAGATTCGGCCACATACGGAAACGATCGCTTGCGTTGTGGAACGAGTCGCTGATGAATTCTCACGTGCTCCGGCGCAAATCGAAACATTCTACGCTCCACACGAACAGTTAATCGCGATCGAGTTGCGCCCGGTCCACACAGTGTTCGAAGCGATCGGCGTACGCTCAGGGGCGCAGGTCCGTTTGCCAAAGTCGTCGATTGCCCTGAAAGACATATCGGAGTTGAAATCATGGTAG